From Alphaproteobacteria bacterium, a single genomic window includes:
- the repB gene encoding plasmid partitioning protein RepB gives MARKISFDLPTTADQTPQEAAAISPANRVRPLLGLDRPIKQSSALGAISQSLGGISEKVKRAEEIEQKLIEGQVIVELDPALIDNSFIPDRMEATEEQNAAFRELIRDHGQNVPILVRPKPSDTERYEVAFGHRRLRAARDLGIKVRAVVRSLTDEQLVIAQGQENSGRTDLTFIERARFAARLEDRKFSREIIMASLNVDKAALSRLISIATRVPAAVIDAIGPAPAFGRVRWQELTDLLEHEDNRTRAIDMVKAPSFRALETDKRFETLAAGLREKTSRARAETWAAKDGTHAAKVSRAGKKLTLTFDDRVAPKFGDFVRKRLQTLYDEFKAGDPPA, from the coding sequence ATGGCGCGCAAGATCAGCTTTGATCTTCCGACGACGGCGGATCAGACACCACAAGAAGCGGCAGCCATTTCGCCCGCCAATCGGGTTCGGCCGTTGCTGGGACTTGATCGCCCGATCAAACAATCGAGTGCGCTTGGCGCAATATCGCAATCGCTTGGCGGCATCTCGGAGAAAGTCAAACGGGCGGAAGAAATCGAGCAAAAGCTCATCGAAGGCCAGGTGATTGTTGAACTCGACCCGGCGCTCATCGACAATTCTTTCATCCCTGACCGAATGGAAGCCACCGAGGAGCAGAACGCGGCCTTCCGCGAGTTGATTCGCGACCACGGACAAAACGTCCCGATTCTCGTTCGCCCAAAGCCCAGCGACACGGAGCGCTACGAGGTAGCGTTTGGCCACCGACGCCTGCGAGCCGCCCGAGATCTTGGCATCAAAGTACGGGCGGTGGTGCGCTCGCTGACCGATGAGCAATTGGTCATTGCGCAGGGCCAGGAGAACAGCGGGCGCACCGATCTTACTTTTATCGAGCGTGCCCGCTTTGCAGCGAGACTCGAAGATCGGAAGTTTTCGCGCGAGATCATTATGGCGTCGCTCAACGTCGACAAAGCCGCTCTCTCACGGCTCATCTCGATCGCGACCCGAGTTCCAGCAGCCGTTATAGACGCGATTGGGCCGGCACCAGCCTTCGGCCGGGTGCGCTGGCAGGAACTAACGGATCTGCTGGAGCACGAAGACAATCGCACTCGTGCGATCGACATGGTCAAGGCCCCGAGCTTTCGTGCCCTGGAAACGGATAAACGCTTCGAGACACTGGCGGCGGGGCTACGCGAGAAGACGTCGCGCGCTCGCGCTGAAACGTGGGCGGCAAAGGATGGAACGCATGCTGCCAAGGTCTCGCGTGCCGGCAAGAAGCTCACGCTGACATTTGACGATCGCGTCGCTCCTAAGTTCGGCGACTTTGTCAGAAAGCGGCTTCAGACGCTCTACGACGAATTCAAAGCTGGCGATCCGCCAGCATAA
- the repA gene encoding plasmid partitioning protein RepA — MPTSAKPLDENVRDLRSLINADAAELSARLRAQQLRDFPPAAEKTIRRFSSAEAARFIGIAEGYLRQLVSEGKGPPAPANSRRSYSIEDVDGLRRDLDSAGKGARRYVPHRRDTEALQVISVMNFKGGSGKTTTAAHLAQYLAFRGYRVLAIDLDPQASMSTLFGHQPELDVGDNETIFGAIRYDSERRPMPEIVRATYIPNLHIVPGQLELMEFEHETPKALMTRQSNDSMFFARIGEALAQVSDAYDVVVIDCPPQLGFLTLSALCAATAVLITVHPQMLDVMSMSQFLNMTGSLLDVVAEAGGATQYDWMRYLVTRYEPSDGPQTTMVGLMRSIFGSRVLTHPMVKSTAIADAGLTKQTLYEVERQQFTRGTYDRAIEALDLVNGEIESLIKQVWKRN, encoded by the coding sequence ATGCCAACGTCAGCGAAACCTCTCGACGAGAATGTGCGTGATCTCCGCTCTCTGATCAATGCGGACGCAGCGGAGCTTTCGGCACGACTACGCGCCCAGCAGCTTCGCGACTTCCCGCCAGCGGCTGAGAAGACGATTCGTCGGTTTTCGTCGGCGGAAGCCGCGCGCTTCATCGGCATAGCTGAAGGCTACCTCCGCCAATTGGTATCCGAAGGAAAGGGCCCTCCAGCACCAGCGAACAGCCGTCGGAGTTATTCGATCGAAGACGTCGATGGGTTGCGCCGCGACCTCGACAGCGCGGGAAAAGGTGCGCGTCGCTACGTCCCACATCGGCGCGATACCGAGGCTCTCCAGGTCATTTCGGTCATGAACTTCAAGGGCGGCAGCGGCAAGACGACCACCGCCGCCCACCTCGCGCAGTATCTCGCGTTTCGAGGCTACCGCGTCCTGGCCATCGACCTCGATCCGCAAGCAAGCATGTCAACGTTGTTCGGACACCAGCCCGAGCTCGATGTGGGCGACAACGAGACAATCTTCGGCGCCATCCGTTACGACAGCGAGCGCCGTCCAATGCCGGAGATCGTGCGCGCCACCTACATTCCGAATCTCCACATTGTTCCGGGTCAGCTCGAACTCATGGAATTCGAGCACGAGACACCCAAGGCTTTGATGACGCGACAGAGCAACGACTCGATGTTCTTCGCCAGAATCGGGGAAGCTCTGGCACAGGTTAGCGACGCCTACGATGTCGTGGTGATCGATTGCCCTCCGCAACTCGGCTTCCTCACCCTGTCTGCACTGTGCGCTGCGACAGCAGTTTTGATTACCGTCCATCCTCAGATGCTCGACGTGATGTCGATGTCGCAATTCCTGAACATGACCGGAAGTCTGCTTGATGTCGTCGCCGAGGCCGGCGGAGCGACCCAATACGATTGGATGCGCTATCTCGTCACCCGTTATGAGCCTAGTGACGGCCCACAAACGACGATGGTCGGTCTGATGCGCTCCATCTTCGGCTCACGCGTTCTGACTCATCCGATGGTGAAGAGCACCGCAATAGCAGATGCCGGGCTCACCAAGCAGACCTTGTACGAGGTCGAACGACAGCAGTTTACGCGCGGCACTTACGACCGCGCCATCGAAGCTCTCGATCTCGTGAACGGAGAAATCGAAAGCCTCATCAAGCAAGTCTGGAAGAGGAATTAG